In Candidatus Saccharimonadales bacterium, the genomic window ATGGCAGTTATGGTTGTGACGCTGACCATCGTGCTATTTTCGATCGTCGCCAACGCCACATTTACCAATACCATCCAGCAAATTACCGACAAGATAGACATATCGGTGTTCCTGCAGGATACCGTTACGCCGCAGCAAACAGATAAGCTGGTACGCGAGCTGAAGGCATTACCCAATGTCAAATCTGTCGAATACCTCAGCAAAGACGAGGCCGCTCAGCGGTTTATCAAAGAAACACCAGGCAATGCCAGCTTGCTATCGTCCGCCAGTCTGAGCAGCAACCCGATTCCGGCAACTATCCGAGTCAAACCGCGCGACCTCAACCAGCTCGACAGTATTAGAAATTATCTGAGCACCGCACCCAACAAAGCATTGCAGACTGAGCGCTCACCGTCATATTCTGGCGACCGCAAAGAAGCTATCGATAACATCACCCATGCTACCAATATTTTGCGCCGGGTCGGTGTGATCGGAGTTGTCGTCTTCGCGATTATCTCCGCGCTGATCATATTTAATACAATTCAGATGGCAATATTCAACCGCCGTGACGAGATTACCATCGAACGGTTACTCGGGGCGGGTTCGTGGTTCATCCGCGGGCCGTTTATCGTAGAAAGCATCATCTACGGTATTTTATCGGCTGTCATTTCATTGTTACTGATCCATTCGATATTCGTCGCCGCCAGCTCGGCGCTGCAGGCCAGCAGCCTCGGTCTGCTCGACATTGCATACGCGCATGATTATTTCAATGAACATTTTCTCTTGCTCTTGCTACTCCAGCTTGCCGTCGGTATACTGATAGGTGCTGCTTCATCTGTCATTGCCACGCAGCGCTATCTCAAATTTAAAACGAAATAAACACGGCCGTCCTCACTGGAGGCGCCACTCGCCCAACAACGAAACAGCAACGAACATGTATGTATCGCCGGCTTTCGGTCCGACAAACTAATCGGCCAACTGATCGAATGAACTGACCGGCCAAGATAGTATACACAGTAGTACAACGGGGGTAGTAACGGGGTATAAGGTTAGCGTAGTTGTACGATGCCGCCATGCCGATACACCGGTAACACTAAGAGAGGGTATTTACAAAGCACATGCGGTATGATATATTGAATTTGTCTCTCATAAAATCAAAAGACAAAACCAAAAACAACCAAAAAGTCTCGCAACCCCGGTCAAATAGTACCGGTAGCGGGCCAGCAAACAAGACAAAAACAATGCACATACAAAAACAATTTACCTCTCGTATATTGAGCCGCACGACCGTTGTGGCTATTGTCGCTGTCATAGCAATCACGGGCGTAGCCGTACCAATCGTACAGGCCGACCAGTATGACGATCAAATTCGAGCCCTGCGCGATCAGAATGCTCAAGCGGGCAGTGCCGTTAACGACCTGCAGTCACAGGCCAACAGTTATCAAGATGCCATCAATCAATTACAAGTTCAGATAAATGGTATTCAGGCGCAAATTGCCACCAATCAAGCAGAGCAGGCACGACTGGTAGCCGACATTGCCGACAAGCAAATCCAGCTCGATGCGCAGCGCGCTGTCCTGGCTGCTGACATCAAGTCCATGTATGTCGACGGCCAGATGAGTCCGATTGAAATGCTGGCAACCAGCAAAAACCTCAGTGATTACGTTGATAAAGAAGAGTATCGTAACCGCGCTCAGACAGCTATCCAGGATACGATGACAAAAATTACCAAACTCCAGAGCACGCTCAAAGGCCAAAAAGAACAAGTTGAGCAGCTACTGGCCACGCAAAAAGCCCAAGAAGCACAGATTGCAGCCGATCAAGCCCAGCAAAGCCAAATGCTGGCCTACACTGAAGCCCAAAAGAACGCCTTCAATCAGCAAATCGCTGCCAACAGCTCGAAAATTTCTGATTTGAAAAAACAGCAGGCCATTGAAAACGCCCGTAAGTTCGGCAGTAGCGCTGGTATGGTAGGCGGTGGTGGATATCCTTGGGGCAATGCACCATGTCTGCACACCGGGCAAGTCACCGGATACTGTTCTGATTATGATTGGGCTGTCAATGGATCTATATGGAACCCAAGCACCGGCGGCTACGGCTACCGTAACTGTACTGACTGGGTAGCTTGGCGCGCTGGTGCACCCGGCGGCCTTGGCCACGCAAATACTTGGGCTGTACGAAGCGAGGGAGTGCGCTATGTGGGTACGACTCCTCACGCTGGAGATGCGGCAGTTGACGAGACGGGCAAGTACGGACATGTCATGTACATCGAGGCAGCTGATGCCAATAGTATCACCGTCAGCGACTACAACCGACTTGGCGACGGCCTGTACCGCATGTCTACATTGACCCGCGTCGGTGACGGCGCTTACCGCAGTTCAACAGGCGTAACCAGCTACCTCCGGTTCGTCAGCTTTTAATGCCCGATTCTTATCTCGTTACATCTGTTTCATTATGAAAAGCACAACGGTCTTTTCAGATAAGTATAAGAGTTGTTTGCTATACTAGATCGTAATGGTACAACTCAAAGAGCGAAAAAGAGGGCTGTTCACGCGTCCCTGGATGATCCTGCTGTTACTGGTCGGGGCGTTTGGTCTAGGCAATGCTATTGGTACTGGCCGGCTTGATTTGCAGGGCGGTACTTCGAATTTCAAATCTGTGTCCGGCTTGCCTGAAAATCTTGATTATAAAAACGTTGAAGATCTGTACGACACGCTGCGTACCAATTACGACGGCAAAC contains:
- a CDS encoding CHAP domain-containing protein, with the translated sequence MHIQKQFTSRILSRTTVVAIVAVIAITGVAVPIVQADQYDDQIRALRDQNAQAGSAVNDLQSQANSYQDAINQLQVQINGIQAQIATNQAEQARLVADIADKQIQLDAQRAVLAADIKSMYVDGQMSPIEMLATSKNLSDYVDKEEYRNRAQTAIQDTMTKITKLQSTLKGQKEQVEQLLATQKAQEAQIAADQAQQSQMLAYTEAQKNAFNQQIAANSSKISDLKKQQAIENARKFGSSAGMVGGGGYPWGNAPCLHTGQVTGYCSDYDWAVNGSIWNPSTGGYGYRNCTDWVAWRAGAPGGLGHANTWAVRSEGVRYVGTTPHAGDAAVDETGKYGHVMYIEAADANSITVSDYNRLGDGLYRMSTLTRVGDGAYRSSTGVTSYLRFVSF
- a CDS encoding permease-like cell division protein FtsX, translated to MKRKYITFWRIVHAGVVNFIRNATLAIAAMAVMVVTLTIVLFSIVANATFTNTIQQITDKIDISVFLQDTVTPQQTDKLVRELKALPNVKSVEYLSKDEAAQRFIKETPGNASLLSSASLSSNPIPATIRVKPRDLNQLDSIRNYLSTAPNKALQTERSPSYSGDRKEAIDNITHATNILRRVGVIGVVVFAIISALIIFNTIQMAIFNRRDEITIERLLGAGSWFIRGPFIVESIIYGILSAVISLLLIHSIFVAASSALQASSLGLLDIAYAHDYFNEHFLLLLLLQLAVGILIGAASSVIATQRYLKFKTK